The Enterobacter kobei genome has a segment encoding these proteins:
- the yigI gene encoding acyl-CoA thioesterase YigI: MSAMLTSEEVLKLVGEIFVYHMPFNRALGLELERYEKEFAQLSFNNQPMMVGNWAQSILHGGVIASALDVAAGLVCVGSTLTRHDTINEDELRQRLARMGTIDLRVDYLRPGRGNRFTCTSSLLRAGNKVAVARVELHNEEQVYIASATATYMVG; the protein is encoded by the coding sequence ATGTCAGCCATGCTTACCTCTGAAGAAGTGTTAAAGCTCGTGGGCGAGATTTTTGTTTACCATATGCCATTTAACCGTGCGCTGGGTCTGGAGCTGGAGCGTTACGAGAAAGAGTTTGCCCAGTTGAGCTTCAACAACCAGCCGATGATGGTGGGCAACTGGGCGCAAAGTATTTTGCACGGCGGGGTGATTGCTTCCGCGCTGGACGTGGCGGCTGGTCTGGTCTGCGTGGGCAGTACGCTGACGCGTCATGACACCATCAATGAAGACGAACTCCGTCAGCGTCTGGCACGCATGGGCACCATTGATTTACGCGTCGATTATCTTCGCCCCGGACGCGGCAATCGCTTTACCTGCACCAGCAGCCTGCTGCGTGCGGGGAATAAAGTTGCGGTGGCGCGCGTAGAATTACACAACGAAGAACAGG
- the pldA gene encoding phospholipase A, producing the protein MRTYLGWLLAAVALPLTAYAQEATVKEVHDAPSVHGSIIANMLQEHDNPFTLYPYDTNYVIYTQTSDLNKEAISSYNWSDNARKDEVKFQLSLAFPFWRGILGPNSVLGASYTQKSWWQLSNSGESSPFRETNYEPQLFLGFATDYEFAGWTLRDVEVGFNHDSNGRSDPTSRSWNRAYTRLMAQNGNWMVEVKPWYVVGSTDDNPDITKYMGYYQLKVGYQLGDAVLSAKGQYNWNTGYGGAEVGLSYPVTKHVRLYTQVYSGYGESLIDYNFNQTRVGVGVMLNDIL; encoded by the coding sequence ATGCGGACGTATCTGGGTTGGTTACTGGCGGCGGTTGCGCTGCCCCTCACAGCATATGCGCAGGAAGCGACAGTTAAAGAAGTGCACGATGCGCCATCCGTACACGGTAGCATCATTGCTAACATGCTTCAGGAGCATGACAATCCGTTCACGCTTTACCCGTATGACACCAACTACGTGATTTACACCCAGACCAGCGATCTGAACAAAGAAGCGATAAGCTCCTATAACTGGTCTGATAATGCGCGTAAAGATGAGGTGAAGTTCCAGTTGAGCCTCGCCTTCCCGTTCTGGCGCGGTATTCTGGGGCCGAACTCGGTACTCGGTGCCTCTTACACGCAGAAATCCTGGTGGCAGCTTTCCAACAGCGGCGAATCTTCGCCGTTCCGTGAAACCAACTATGAGCCGCAGCTGTTCCTTGGCTTTGCAACGGATTATGAATTTGCCGGATGGACGTTGCGTGACGTCGAAGTCGGCTTTAATCACGATTCTAACGGCCGTTCAGACCCCACGTCTCGTAGCTGGAACCGTGCCTATACGCGCCTGATGGCGCAGAACGGCAACTGGATGGTGGAAGTGAAGCCGTGGTATGTGGTGGGGAGCACCGACGATAACCCGGATATCACCAAATATATGGGGTACTACCAGCTCAAGGTCGGCTACCAGTTAGGCGATGCCGTGCTGAGCGCGAAAGGCCAGTACAACTGGAATACCGGCTACGGTGGTGCGGAAGTGGGCCTGAGCTATCCGGTAACTAAGCACGTGCGCCTCTATACGCAGGTGTACAGCGGTTACGGCGAGTCGCTGATCGACTATAACTTCAACCAGACCCGCGTGGGTGTGGGCGTAATGCTGAACGATATTCTCTAA